A single genomic interval of Gemmatimonadota bacterium harbors:
- a CDS encoding CopG family transcriptional regulator, producing the protein MAATIQLAPEAEQRIDYLVSKTGRTKGFFLGEIIKRGLEDVEDYYLAADLLEGVQKGTETVYSD; encoded by the coding sequence ATGGCGGCTACAATTCAACTGGCTCCCGAAGCCGAGCAACGAATTGATTATCTGGTGTCGAAAACGGGGCGTACGAAAGGTTTCTTTCTCGGGGAGATTATCAAACGTGGTCTTGAGGATGTGGAGGATTACTATCTTGCCGCAGACTTACTGGAGGGCGTCCAAAAAGGTACGGAGACGGTGTACTCAGATTAG